The sequence TTTTCACCTGCCACAGGAAAGCTAAACTACCAGAAATTGGTTTGCTGATCATGGTTTTCTTCCAGAAGGTCCACATTTCTATTATATAAATCCTTTCTATGAGtagtttttttaatggatttttttttattttcacgaGCGCTAAGCCATAACCATCAATATTTAAACCCAAAAAAAGTCTTGAGTTATTTCACATTGTGTATGATAATGTAGAATAGAATGtatgaaagctttttttttttagttaaataacAGGAAGCTTGaacttttatttatgattttctaattttctgagatgcacctCAGAGAGTTCTGGTCTGGTGTCTCCAGTTACAAGTACCAGGAAGACCTCCAGGAAGGGAgctgaccaggaggcatcctgatgaGAAGCCCAAACCatctcagctggctcctttctaTGTGAAGGAGCTGTGTGAGGCTCTACTACTACCTCTGGATAACTGAGCCCCTCACCCTATCTTTAGTGCTGAGGTTAGACACCCTAAGGGGAGGGAGTAGCTAATTTTGACCACGCATCCTTTTGGCCAGTACCAACGCTCACGACTATAGTTGAGAGTAGGAACGTACTATAGACTGGCAGCTTTGCCTTCAGGTTCAGCtctctcttcaccacaacgCTGTGGATCTGTGGAAGCTGCACCATTAAGTCTACCTTGTGCTCCATTTTAATCTTAACCTGatacaccagatagactgtttcctGCCTGCTGGAGGTCTCCGACTGAAGatgccaacagaaccacatcactGCCAAAAAGCAGAGCTGAAATTCTCAGGTCCCCAAATTGGGggattccatccatccatcagttcaCGCATCTGAATTTTTATTAAGGTAGCTTTCTGATCTGGGATTTCTTACTTTCTcacttttaatgaaaacaaagagTTACTAATATGACAGGATACTCACTCTTGTGGGTGATCTGTGTGTTTCCAGCTGGAggaaagagaaacaaacattaaaaatcaggcacaaagatgaaaaaaaaaaaaaaaaaaaaaaaagcaaacttttctttacaaaaTGTGTGACTTCCCACCCATGGAGCGTTTCCCCATCAGACCGATGAACTGATGCGGTCGCGGCTTTCTCGTCATCCTCTGGAGGATTTCTCTGAATTGGTTGTTGGGAAACCAGTCGTCCTGatggggaaataatctcaatTAACATTCAGATAGGAGAAAGTGATAAAGAAGTGTTGATATACCATCCATGTATTTAATCTAAAGTCACGTACCACCAGGACATTAAAATATTGTAATGAAAGGTAAAATTTTTAACACCAAAATGAAGCCAAAGCTGCAAAGttcaatgaaaatattaacACAAGTAAAAAAACAGAGGGAATATTTTTTGTTGACAATTTATTCATGGAAATGTGGCTGATGCAGCAACACAAGGCAAGAATAAGATGAAAATAACATACAAGCAACAGGTTTACATGTTAAAGTATCATAAAGTAAATCTAAAGTGACAAGTTATAGATAAATATGTGATAAAACAGGGCGTTCCATTTTGAAATtctaaaaactctgaaaaattCAATCAATTCTTTGGAATTTATTTCCATTATTTAAGACCTTGAGATGAAGATTTCTCATCTTTTTGACAATTACTCTTGAAgttatgttttttatatatgtttatatcttttaaaatcaacattttaaggacaaaataaagcaataaataatagatgaaagttatttttatcctcttgatttaaaaaaatcaatctgcTCATCATAATCATCCTCATCAGCTATATAAATGCATAATAATCCCACTCCTGGTTGTTATTTTAACCCTTATCTTCCGAACCCCTTGCTGCTCATGTGCACAGTAATAATCTAAATAAAGCTCCAGTCCTGAACTTTCATTAAGGTGTTTCTATTTCCAGTTCCTCAGCGTGCATTATCCTGACAGAGATGTGTTCCTGGGGGCGCTTAACATCTCCACACCTCACTCAGATGATTTATGGTTCATCTGCAGAGTGGCTCTCCGCCTCCATTCTGCAGTTTTAGGCTGATGGCTCGTTTCCAGATCACAATGTCAAACTCAGGACGTGAGCGCCATGTTGATGAAGATTGTTTGGGCTTCTACCGTGACTTCACCGAGCACTTAGAGGCTTATTTAATTTCCTATTGGCTCTGAGCGCTGTGGCCATCTTCATCTTCatgatttcagatgttttaccTTGGAGTAGGATGGGATTCATTCAGTTGTTTGTGGTGCAATCAGATGTTTCTAGAAGCAACTTCTACCTTTTTtatgactgcagtgtgaatgtattTTGCTCTCGTTTAAatgggtttttattttgtaaattgtatgtttttatcTCTTTGATCATGTTGCTGGGCTGTTTGCCACTTACCAAATTTTGTTGCACTGCTAACAATGACAATTAATAtcttattttgtcttattttatgaTTTTCAGGAGGATAACAATGTCAAGAAGTCTACAGTTTGGGGGGGGAATTAGGGACTGGGAGTGTTATGCCGTGTTCTATCGCCATCCCATGGTGCTGAAACATGCTGTGAATTGACAGGCATTGAAAGAAGGTGTTCCCGACCTGTGGACAGTCACTAACTGCTGGGAATTCTTGAGTTTGTGGCCAGGCTGGAAATTTAAGTTTTCATGCAGTGGGACACAAAATATCCTGCTGCCATGGTGCCAGTATGAATGTCTCAAGATGTAAAGATGGCATGCTCACAGTCAGGTACTCCATGACACCAAGTGTAAATCTGAGTATTTAATAGTTCTTGTAAAGTTCTTAAAATCctttttaagtgtgttttattgTAATTGCTGGTTCCCCTCCACCTCTTTATCGCTGATTTGTCCATTGATGTCACCTTTATTTGTTATGTTGTTTGGTTTCTATTTTGTGTTAAGCTGTTTTGGTCAAGACTCAATTGCTTAAGAATGTTTTGCTCCTCAATGGgatgaataaaatcaaataaaggtTAAACAAGCATTATTCTCAACACCAGTGAGCTCTCCACCCAACAgattttctgcaaattttcaaTTTgtgcattgaaaaaaaaatccttagacatgccccatgtacgcaggcagccCAAGTTCAAGTCCAGCTTGTGACTCCTTTCCTGCACGTTATTCATTtaatctctcatccctgtttccaactctatccactgtcctccataAATAAAGGCATTGATAGCCCAAATGCTGCTCAGCCTGTTGACTAGTTCTTCTCGCATAACAGCAGTGGATGGAAGCATGCATATATTcgcatttttaagccattttactataatgtgttcaaatgttaTACTACATTTGGATAGAAACATTACTATTGTGAGTTTGTCTCAATTTTCTAAGACTCTCCTCTGAAAGATTTTATTGTCAAAGCATCAGCTTTATAGAGCACAGAAAGCATTGCATCTTGGTCACGCCCGATGTAAGGGGGTGGCCAGATTTAAATCTGTTCTGAAGCTTCTTTTCTACTTGTCATTTCCCactttcatccctgtttctgattccaTCTGCTGCCATTCTCTCGTCATTCCTGCTAtgctaaaagatgaaaataaaccaataaaatcCTGCATGGATTGTGCTAATACTTTTCTTCAACTGCACAGAGATGAGTTTGagttgtttcctgtttttggaGGATGAAGAAAGGGATGTATGCAGGGTGGTGAACTTTGCATGTGCACAGGTGCTTGGTCAAGtaggttttttctttgtttctctgtcACGCACATGAAATGCCAAATAagacaaaaaggttaaaaatgtatttttagtaCAAAATTGTATGTCTCTGGCCATGGCAAAATATTCAACCTCTTCTCACATTTGATTCAACCACatttatctgaaaaaaactCTGTATCTGTggtcaagtgtttttttaatccagccATATGAATGAATCACTGAAAAGGTGCATTTCTTGAGTTATCTTTCAAGTCAGAGCCAAGTTTATGCAAGTGACAGCTTCATCTTGCTTTTCGAAGAGAGCaaggaaagtggcaaatatgagaGAAAGAAGTCGGAATTTCATCCAAGGATAAAATCAACTATCCAGTAACTTATTTTGTGAAATCTGATAATTATACTTTAACCTACGTAAATGTACAAGAGTTTATAGGTACATTTCAACAGAAAATATCCCCCTGTACCATTTTGTGTTGGGTTTAATTGACGTTTTGTGAAACCTAGCAAAAATTAGACTACTAGACCCACTCGtgtgcattttaacatttgGGATAAATCAGTCTTAAAGCAGATACATGCGCAATTTTTAGCAACTTTCAACCACAATGACAGACGTTCATTTCTGCCCTAAAAAGGAAGAATACGCTGAGAATGTAAAGAAACATCTCTAAAGGCTACCTGGATGTGATTACTGCTCGTCCAGTAGTCAGCCTCCTCTTTTGGCTCCTCGCAGAAAACTTGAACGACGGCGACAAAAGCCATTAAAACCGAAAAAAGAAGCAACTTCATGGTGCCAAAATCTGCTTCGCGACTCAGTTAACGTCTCTTacttttaatgaaacaaaaagaaaacgcGTAAAGATGTAGTATATGACTCGCAGCTTGATTTTACGCACGGTGTCCTTCCTCGGAGCTCAGCAGTAGTCCATGGTCCGTGCGTCGGAGGCGTGCGTAAAAAGCCAAGTGTGTCCAAAATGCCGAGTCTCCGCTGAAGTCTTCTCTGCTTTCCTCCTTTATATGAGCGCTGCTCAGTCACGTCATTGGAGTAGTGTGATTACTCTCAGTGAAGTTACAGTGTTCGGACACGTATCACGAACTGTAAAAGATGTGCGTCACTGGATTTTTCCTTCATCCACAAACAGGGCTGAATGTGAGGTGAATATATAAGAAAGGCTCTCTAATACGTCCTGTTGCTGGAAAAAGCCTGCCATTAAATGTTCACGGTGATAAAATTGTCAGTTTAAAATGGTAAAGCAATTTATCACATTATAGAAGCAGCTTCAGAAAGCGCGCCTTTGAGTAATGATTCTTTTTACTCTGCAGATTTAATTCACAAGCCTGGGAAATGGAGAGGAAGGGGCTTAGTGCTGCTTTTTCACACCTTGATCAGTACTTATGGCATAATGGCAAAGAAAATATGGGTTTTGATGCAAAAAGTCGacttattaaatatattttgccttaaaaaatcaaagattAAACAAGTTATTGAGATGCTTTAAAAGTTACATTTGATTTTCTAGATTTTAGGAGTACAATTCTCCTGTGAGCACGTATCTACGATGACTTTACGTCACAGTCACGTAAATCAATGATGACGCTCTTGGTTTTACATTAAGTACATTCATGCggaaaaatgtccatttttaggtactttaaatgaaataattgcGTTAACATGATGTTTGTTTTCCACCTTTTCAAGAGTATACActtctgtgaaaaaatattccccctcttcctgctttctttttctttttacttttttggtagatttgtcacacttaaatgtttcaaaacatcaaacaaatttaatattagacaaagataaccagaggaaattcaaaatgcagtttttaaatgcttCCAACCTTACCTTGaattatgtgaaaaagtaatttccccctTAAGCTAGAAACTGGTTGTGacacccttggtggcaacaagTGCAAGCAAGCGTTTTTTGATTACTGGCAACAAGTCTTTCACATTGCTTTGGAAAATTTttggcccattcttctttgcagaatgtATTCAATTCAGTCACACCAGGGGGTTTTCGTATCAACTGGATTAAAATCCAGACCTTGACTTGGCCGCTCCAAAACCTtcactttgttttcatttagaggtggacttgctggtgtgttttggataattgtcctgctgcaaaacccaagtgtgcttgagcttgaactgatggccggacattctccttcaggattttctggtagacatcAAAATTCATGGTTACATCAGTTATGACAAGTCATTCAcatcctgaagcagcaaagcagccccagaccatcacactggcaccatgtttgactgttggcatgatgttctttaaCGAAATAGCAGATGTAATGGGACACACATCTTCCagagtttaactttttatcatgtcagtccaaaatcaaatcaaatcaaaatcaaactttatt comes from Cheilinus undulatus linkage group 16, ASM1832078v1, whole genome shotgun sequence and encodes:
- the tac1 gene encoding protachykinin-1, whose protein sequence is MKLLLFSVLMAFVAVVQVFCEEPKEEADYWTSSNHIQDDWFPNNQFREILQRMTRKPRPHQFIGLMGKRSMAGNTQITHKRHKVNSFVGLMGKRSQEEPESYEWSTIQTYRRR